In the Brachionichthys hirsutus isolate HB-005 chromosome 1, CSIRO-AGI_Bhir_v1, whole genome shotgun sequence genome, AGCTGTTTATCTACGTATTGTATTTTTATGTGACTGGGGTTTAGTTGCAGCCCTGCTGCTTGATTATACTGCATTCCATTATTGTTCATGTTAAtattttggttgattattggctgatgtttatggaatttgaaacagtcatgtagggtgggggcctctatgttaccactgaatttcatctgggaCGGATCCAGAGTGATGTTAGgaaaacatatttcattttcacattgaaaactccattttcggattcaaaaatccgtaaaaaaaatatattttatatattctattctaaaatagttaaagcattttaaaaattTAATTGGTAGATCAATGGATCATGAAAGAACATCATCATGACATGTCATATGAGTTTTTAAGTGTAAATATCTCTTCTCTTTGTCAGATGAACGAGATGGTAGCCACAGCCGTGGCGTCGGCAGCCGGTCAGAGCGTTTGGACCGTGGTGAGAGGAGTGAGCGCTCACAAAGAGATGGGTTTTCTGATCGCATCAGCCGGGGGAGTAAGAGAGACGAACCCTTGACACCACAGCAGCGCCCCAGAGGTTTGCTTCTACTGTCTGCTCTCATTTAACTCATAATTCATAGTGACCTTCTGCTGATGTGGTtgattgaattttattttgctttgatACAGATTCCTTCACGCCCTCACGCTCCAACTGGGAAGAGGATGACAGTGGTTATGCCAGTTCAAAACATTCCCAGTGGGAGTCGCCATCTCCTGCCCCATCTCTCAAAGAGTCGGACCGCTCAGAGCGAAGTCATCGCTCCAgccgagagagcgagaggagggATAGGTCAATGCCTGTCATTAATTTtataatccttttttttctattaaccACACACCAAAGCTGAGTTTTATCTGAACAATCTACGTCAGGCAGATGAATGTAACATTCTTAAAACATAAGTCCGTTTTTTGCAATTGTGACAACGTCTACCAGTAATTTAAATTCTATGGATATGTGCTGCATTTTCCCTATTTCTGTCTTAATAATATTGTTATTACACCCCTAGTATTGTTACTAACACATATCTGAGTCTTACAATGTGTGTCCTTACTGTGTAGCCAGATTGTCACATTTGGTATGAAATGCTTGTTGCTTAGGAACAATACTTTCTTGAATATTGTGTGACCTTCCATCTACTGTATGCTCAGGTCAATCAGAGGCCGTTATCCTGATGACACTCCGCTGCCCACCCCATCTTACAAGTACAACGAGTGGGCCAATGACAGAAAGCATTTGGGCTCTACACCTCGTTTATCACTAGGGAAAGGTGCTAATCGAAAAACATCCGTTTACACACAAGATGTAAATGCTGTATGTTTCTATTTAGACTGGATGTTTGTTGTTCTGCTTCCTTTTCAGCCCGGAGAGAAGACGGTGAGGGAGGAATTGCCTTTGACAAcgaggaagaaaaagaacagtGGCAGGAGGACCAGAAGGTGGGCCGTGCCCTGATTTTAGAATCGGTGCCATTTTTCTggtgatatgttttttttggttgtttttttacattagtaaTTATCTGATGCTTTTTCAGCAAGCTGACAGAGACTGGTACATGATGGATGAAGGCTATGATGAGTTCCACAACCCTTTCACACCGACCTCTGAAGAATATGTGAAAAAGAGAGAGCAGATCCTCCAGAAGCAGACTCAGAAAAGGATATCTGCCCAGAAGCGACAGATTAACGAGGTACAACATCCGTGCTTCAcgttctatttatttatttcatttatatttatttgggGTTTTTTAACCAGATGAGATGAATTGAAAGCAACTTCTCATGTACAGGGATGACCTGAGCTAATCAGGTCTGTGTTGTCTTCTTTTAGCGTCTGTGTCAGAACGTCTTTCTAAACAGCTCTGCTCTTTTCTCAGGATAATGAGAGGTGGGAGACGAACCGTATGCTGACCAGCGGTGTGGTGCAGAGGTTGGAGGTGGATGAAGACTTTGAAGAAGACAATGCGGCTAAGGTTCACCTGCTGGTCCACAACCTGGTTCCTCCATTTCTGGATGGAAGAATAGTCTTCACTAAACAGGTAAACGGCGCCTGAGCACGGATCCTAACACAAGGCCTGCAGTTACAGCGGCTACATTTGAGGTGGATTCATCGTGATTCAGTGcctaaatgtttcatgtttgtgtcatttaaaatatttggaTGCGTTATTGTGCTGCAGCCGGAGCCTGTCATCCCTGTGAAAGACGCTACCTCTGACCTGGCCATCATCTCTCGTAAAGGCAGCCAGCTTGTCCGCAAACACCGTGAGCAGAAAGAGCGCAAGAAGGTTGGTTCCGTTAACACTGAGAGTGCCACTCAAACAGATGCAGACACTGACTGGGTTAGGGTAATGAAATGTGTgcagaaaacacatttgagaTCTTCAGATTTTGAGACTTGTATGTTAACTAGTGGTTTAGAGCCTCTCAGACAGAAATCCTACAGTTCACCCTACAGCTAAACTATATCGGTGATATTAATGGAAGCCCAGATAGGTTATACAGTTAATGCTAATGATAAGGCCAGTGCCCTCTAACTTCACCACTTCagtaattaatttattcatgatTTCCCCCCCGGAGCCTGTGCCAGGTGCTCCGTCGGCACCTCTGCGTGTCAAATATGGATAATTTTACAGACTGATCTTCATAATCATAAGATGTCATTTGATTAACTCTGTTTTCAGgcacaacacaaacactggGAATTGGCAGGCACCAAGTTGGGTGATATCATGGGGAtcaagaagaaagaagaggaagacttGTCTGGGGGCAAACCTGTCGGCGAGGATGGCAAAGTAGATTACAGGTGAGCAGAATACAACGCAAAGTTTCCATCGCCATGACATTTTCTCTTGTAGCACAGGCTCAGTGGAAGTTTATGGAACTGGGATGTCAGTGTTTCTGACCGGCAATATTACTGGCTGCTGGTTTTTCTGTATGCCtcacagagcagagcagaaatTTGCTGACCACGTGAAAGAAAAGAGTGAAGCGAGCAGTGAGTTTGCCAAGAAGAAGACCCTCCTGGAACAAAGACAGTACCTGCCTATTTTTGCTGTCAGACAGCAACTTCTAAACATCATAAGGTATTGATGTCCAGTCACAGACAGTTGCTGACCCAGTTTCCGGTACCCCTCCATACAGTTACAAGGGGTACTGGTTGAAATCATTTATCTTGTAAACACAGTCATCGGTagataaagttaaataaaaaaaaaccagaatATTTGTGAACACACAACACTGTTACACACAACAGAGCGACAGGGCCGAGTGCTAGAACCGAGGAGGAAAACTGGGATTAAGTCTTAATCCTTAGCTGAGTTGCAATTtatcttgtttttaatgtttcctTCCATATGTAGGGACAACAGCATAGTGATTGTTGTTGGGGAGACAGGAAGCGGCAAGACCACCCAGCTGACTCAGTACCTGCACGAGGACGGGTACACCAGCTACGGCATGGTGGGCTGCACTCAGCCCCGAAGAGTGGCAGCCATGAGCGTGGCCAAGAGGGTCAGCGAGGAAATTGGCACCAACCTCGGAGAAGAGGTGAGTCTTTAAAGATCAAGCAAAGAGTCACAACAAGTGGAACATCTGTCAAAGACTTTCAGTCTCCCGAAACCTCTCACCTATGCCGATGCACAGTAGTCCAAGTGCCGTGTCGTACCGCCACCTAGTGGTGAACTGGAAGATGTGTGGTAGGAATTGACCTGAAGACCAATTAAGAGGAACACTGGGTCTACCTCAGACCCAGAGAGTTTTAATGTCCCGATGCATGATGCGTTGTGCAGTTCATTCGGTGTTATCTTCTCTAAATGCGTACTTCAAAGTGTCAACATAATATGGTACAGATTTATACTGGCAATGTCACCTACAGGTTGGCTACGCAATCCGGTTTGAGGACTGCACGTCTGAGAAAACTCTGATAAAGTACATGACAGATGGTATTCTGCTCAGGGAGTCACTGAGGGAGTCTGACCTCGACCACTACAGTGCTGTTATTATGGACGAGGCACACGAGCGCTCCCTTAATACTGACGTGCTGTTCGGCCTGCTACGGGAGGTTTGTACGTAGCAAGTAAACACCCAATTAATAAACactttcatttgttcttttcggacacacacacatctgtgtctGATTTGTGTGTCAGTgattaaatctaaatatttatcATTGTACTTACAaatacagcacacacacgcacacaatgaaATTGCATTTACACCCTATAGTGGGTGACAGAAATAactatgcacacaaacacacgtatCTGTATTTTTGTCTGGACTTCAACCCATGACCTTCTGGTTCCCAACCGACTGATCCACTGTCGCTCAGTACATTTTCTGATTTTATGTCATCACATCCTCCAACCATTTCTCGTCTACGCTGTCTTCCTTTAGGTTGTATCTCGACGCAATGATCTGAAACTCATCGTCACCTCGGCAACTATGGACTCAGACAAATTTGCAGCATTTTTTGGCAATGTGCCCATATTCCACATTCCAGGAAGAACCTTTCCAGTAGACGTCTTATTTAGCAAGGTATGTTTCCATTTCCATTCGACTCTTGCACAGCGGTGCCAGCGATATCCACATCCCATCATGCAGTACGTTCCATCGTAAACACCAGATCTTCTTAACAGCTGCAGATCAGTATCTTTTTTACATCATTTCAGGatttatatactgtacacgCTATTAAAGTACAAAATGTTTGCTTGTTGTCATGCCGACTCGCTGCCCTAAAATTGACCTATGCAGGAAAAACATGGGTTGACTGATGGTTTAAAGATTCGAGGGGCTTCTGTCAGTGACACGGATCGTTGGATGGATCATATATGATTGATATGTGATCCATTACAATAGCAAAGGCAacttaattattttaaaagccATAGAGGATCATGCTGTTCACCAACCACATACATCAGCGCATTGCTCCGTGCTACAAGCAGTTTGTATTTATCACTAAGTACCCTGTAAGTACGATATACCATGAGGCTTTGCCTGTTGTTGAGTGATTTCAGTGGTtgtgtttgctgtgttttgtgCCGTGTAGACTCCTCAGGAAGATTATGTGGAGGCAGCAGTGAAGCAGGCCTTGCAGATCCACCTCAGTGGGTTGATGGGAGATATTCTCATCTTCATGCCTGGACAGGAGGATATTGAAGTGAGGGACATGGCTGCTCCCATTGCTCAAGTGTTGTAACAATATATTGGCTAGTATATTTCCCCAACCTCTGGACTACATGGACAACGCAGTCCTGTAATCACTCTTGTGTatagcatttatttttgcttttaaaaacaacagaatgTAAATAATTTTGTGATTCTTTTCTGGCAGGTGACATCAGATCAGATTGTGGAGCGGCTGGAGAATCTGGAGAACGCTCCTGCTTTAGCCGTCCTGCCCATCTACTCCCAGCTGCCCTCTGACCTCCAGGCCAAGATCTTCCAGAAggtttgtatttattgtatatttatattgcatGTATTTCTACCCTTGGCATGAGTAAGTAATTGTAATATACACATCTGCCAAAGCAAAATAGAAAGAGTCTTACATTTCTCTGCTAGGCTCCTGACGGTGTGAGGAAATGCATAGTTGCTACAAACATCGCTGAGACCTCCCTCACTGTGGATGGAATCATGTTTGTTGTGGATTCAGGGTTCTGCAAACTTAAGGTATTAAGCCACATGTTTATACATGCAGCTTTTTTCATAATGCATTAATGAAAGATCATTTAGTTTCTATTTgatgcttcccccccccccaccccccctcaacAGGTTTTCAATCCTCGTATTGGAATGGATGCTCTGCAGGTTTATCCCATCAGCCAGGCTAATGCTAACCAGCGTTCTGGCAGAGCAGGACGTACAGGACCAGGGCAGTGTTACAGGTAACGGCACAAGTCTTCTCTCTGTGAGCTTACGTTTGTGAACAGAACCTTAATCAGTTGTTGAGATAAATTTGGTGATTGTTAGTTAAAGACGGCAGGAGCGTGCGTTGATGTGCATATCGTATCTGTAGCTTATTCAGTGAGCAAACAGCTATGATACTACTTCCACATGATGCTTCAAGTCCATGCCTGCTTTGATACCATGTGCCATATAGTGTTGTTAAAGTGTGTCGTGTCTCCTTGGTCATTTGAGAGCAGTGTGGTCTCAGTCGTTTTCTTCACGGCCCTGGGTGTGTGATGTGAATGCGCTTTCATGGCAGGAAGAAGTAGCGGGCCAGAACCCTACTCTCCACAGGagttcatgctttttttttttaccgtattTATGGCAGGGAAAGTGTCACAAAGGTTCCTGTCAGAAGTCTCCCTTGACCCACCCCTCTTCTGCCACATTTACTTCAGCAAAGATTGTGTGACGTACACAGAGGGACACAGTTTACATTTTAAtcagctgtttatttttataacttTGGCTCTGGAATGtgtcccaaaataaaatgttctctaCAGCTGTTCAGCATCTGGATCGTACTGCTGAGTTATAATCCAACCAGGCTGTTTGTATTAGAATATTCCTTCTTACTCTGTACCTGTCTGTGCTGCGTTTCACTTTGCAtatattgttaaaaaaatgtacaaatacctgtaaaaatgttttttttctgagttCTCGACTTCTTGGATTTCTCACTcagtgtctgtctctgtccagacTTTACACTCAGAGCGCCTATAAGAACGAGATGCTGACGGCCACCATACCAGAGATCCAGAGGACAAACCTGGCCAATGTAGTCCTTCTGCTGAAGTCGCTGGGCGTTCAAGATTTGCTGCTTTTCCACTTCATGGATCCACCGCCTGAAGACAACATGCTCAACTCCATGTACCAGCTCTGGATCCTGGGAGCTCTGGACAACACAGGTAGGCAGTGTAAAGGGTTGAAGTCACGATGGGCATTTTAATACGATATGCAGAGCATGTAACAAAAACACTGTTAAGTTTTACACAGCTTGAGTTTTAATTGTGCTCTGTTCAATTCACCTCTGTATTAGAGCATCATGATGGAGAGCAAAACATTTCTAATTGGTGACCTGCATTAAATTTTTATATGCATATGAAGATGCTTTTCAGTCTGTCTGTTTGACATAATGGTCACTAACttaactggaaaaaaaatctaaaacgtTCCACAGCTCAAGGTGACATTTTCAAATGTCTTCTTTTGTCCAAACAATTACGCTAACCAAAAAGCTAAGATTTTAATTTCACTGATAttttaggaaaaaaaaagctggaaccataaaggtaaaaaaaaaaagaagattgtTGGGCTCCATAGATCTGTTGCAAACACAGTGGGAGACTAGCTGTTTGGGGAATGCTGCAGTGATGAGGATGTAGAAGctacaggaaggtcctgcaggaGGTAGTTGTGGAGTAATTGCCTAGTCACTGATCCGGTGTTTGATTTGACTGGTTGggtctcatttctgtctcatcttTAGCCAGATTCCAGAGGATTTAGGGATTTGGGGATAAGGGGAGACTTTTGATGATTCCCTGTATGGTGTGTTAACAGCAGATTATCTCTGATTAAGGCTTACCCGCCCCAAACGGGCTCTCTGCTTCTCTGCCTTTCCTCGTCATAAGCTTCTTAGACTCTGTCGTCTAATCATTTAAATCAGAACTGGCAAAGTTTTTGATCtcgctttctgttttttttaccctACAAGTATTCTCAGCTGTCAGCAGTTCATTCTTCTTTCTCACAGTGTCACATTATTCTGCCTTCTCATCATGCCTGATGGAGAAGTTGTTTATCACTCATCTGGTCCCTCTTACATTCTT is a window encoding:
- the dhx38 gene encoding pre-mRNA-splicing factor ATP-dependent RNA helicase PRP16 encodes the protein MDEDVSMYRLEGADPAQVGGLIVKKKSAAAEPHVFQAPTPRTSLLGLDLLAAQKRKERDFKEQTDDDINNKKSKVSSYKDWEESKSDSGSDDEDDDKNSDAKKESRKYRVTGSETPSNPGGVSEEFRRKHQQREKDRREHGVYATSKEDRNRERERNRDKGRDRRTERDERDGSHSRGVGSRSERLDRGERSERSQRDGFSDRISRGSKRDEPLTPQQRPRDSFTPSRSNWEEDDSGYASSKHSQWESPSPAPSLKESDRSERSHRSSRESERRDRSIRGRYPDDTPLPTPSYKYNEWANDRKHLGSTPRLSLGKARREDGEGGIAFDNEEEKEQWQEDQKQADRDWYMMDEGYDEFHNPFTPTSEEYVKKREQILQKQTQKRISAQKRQINEDNERWETNRMLTSGVVQRLEVDEDFEEDNAAKVHLLVHNLVPPFLDGRIVFTKQPEPVIPVKDATSDLAIISRKGSQLVRKHREQKERKKAQHKHWELAGTKLGDIMGIKKKEEEDLSGGKPVGEDGKVDYRAEQKFADHVKEKSEASSEFAKKKTLLEQRQYLPIFAVRQQLLNIIRDNSIVIVVGETGSGKTTQLTQYLHEDGYTSYGMVGCTQPRRVAAMSVAKRVSEEIGTNLGEEVGYAIRFEDCTSEKTLIKYMTDGILLRESLRESDLDHYSAVIMDEAHERSLNTDVLFGLLREVVSRRNDLKLIVTSATMDSDKFAAFFGNVPIFHIPGRTFPVDVLFSKTPQEDYVEAAVKQALQIHLSGLMGDILIFMPGQEDIEVTSDQIVERLENLENAPALAVLPIYSQLPSDLQAKIFQKAPDGVRKCIVATNIAETSLTVDGIMFVVDSGFCKLKVFNPRIGMDALQVYPISQANANQRSGRAGRTGPGQCYRLYTQSAYKNEMLTATIPEIQRTNLANVVLLLKSLGVQDLLLFHFMDPPPEDNMLNSMYQLWILGALDNTGALTPTGRLMVEFPLDPALSKMLIVSCDMGCSADILIIVSMLSVPAIFYRPKGREEESDQVREKFAVPESDHLTYLNVYMQWKNNNYSSNWCNEHFIHTKAMRKVREVRSQLKDIMVQQRMNLMSCGSDWDIIRKCICAAYFHQAAKLKGIGEYVNVRTGMPCHLHPTSSLFGMGYTPDYIIYHELVMTTKEYMQCVTAVEGEWLAELGPMFYSVKQAGKSRQENRRRAKAEINNMEDEMSMAEEHLRERREEQSKKNQCDSIRAVKICTPGRKEEAPMTPRRTPARFGL